The following DNA comes from Armatimonadota bacterium.
ATGGCCTGGGCCACCTCCCGCATGGTCCTGCGCTGGTTGCGGGCTCGCCGCTGGATCAGACGGTACGCCTCCTCCTCGTCCAGGCCCAGCCGTTTCATCAGGATGCCCTTCGCCCGCTCGACCAGCTTCCGTGTCTCCAGGGCCTCCCGGGCTTTCCGCACCTCCTGGAACCGCTGGTAGCTCAGGGTCACCGTCGCCAGCAGCTCCGACTCCACCAACGGTTTGGTGATGTACGCGTAGGCACCCACCTCCTCGGCCGCCAACAGGAGCTCCCGGTCGCCGTAGGCGGTGAGGAAGACCACGGGCAGCCTTCCCGCCACCCGTCGGGCTACCTCGATCCCGTCCGTGGGCTCCATGCGGATGTCCAGCACGAGGAGATCGG
Coding sequences within:
- a CDS encoding response regulator, whose protein sequence is MRILIADDEPLIRMGVRRILEEAGHEVVGEAASGREALELVDRLQPDLLVLDIRMEPTDGIEVARRVAGRLPVVFLTAYGDRELLLAAEEVGAYAYITKPLVESELLATVTLSYQRFQEVRKAREALETRKLVERAKGILMKRLGLDEEEAYRLIQRRARNQRRTMREVAQAILDSDALISQRRPPR